A window of the Bufo gargarizans isolate SCDJY-AF-19 chromosome 1, ASM1485885v1, whole genome shotgun sequence genome harbors these coding sequences:
- the LOC122933336 gene encoding heterogeneous nuclear ribonucleoprotein H3-like: protein MSDECIVRVRGLPWSCTCEEVLEFFSDCGIADGVSGIHFTTSKEGRPSGEAFIVLETEDDLKKALEKDSKYMGHRYIDVFKSNNTEMEWVLKHNFSDGESETDGTVQLRGLPFGCSKEEIVQFFSGLRILPNGITLMMDYQGRSSGEAFVQFASKEIAENALGKHKERIGHRYIEIFKSSRSEIRSSYDPPRRMMGGQQRPGPYDRPMGGHGAYYGGAGRGNMYDRMRGSGGYGGGYGGFEEYSGYNNFGYGADGFDDRLKESRGIPQGYPGADDASSGFHSGHFVHMRGLPFRATESDIANFFSPLTPIRVHIDIGADGRATGEADVEFATHEDAVAAMSKDKNNMQHRYIELFLNSTAGGGAGMGAGMGTRMGCYGREALDGAGYGAVGRMGMTGNYSGCYANPDGLGGYGRGNSGNSGGYFGQHEGMNTAGWRGLY, encoded by the coding sequence ATGTCGGACGAATGCATCGTGAGAGTCCGAGGACTGCCGTGGTCCTGCACTTGCGAGGAGGTGCTGGAGTTTTTCTCAGACTGCGGTATTGCGGATGGAGTGAGCGGCATTCACTTCACAACGTCCAAGGAAGGCCGTCCTAGTGGCGAAGCCTTTATCGTACTGGAAACAGAGGACGATCTCAAGAAAGCATTAGAGAAAGACAGCAAATACATGGGCCACAGGTACATTGACGTTTTTAAATCAAACAACACTGAAATGGAGTGGGTTCTGAAACACAATTTCAGTGACGGGGAGTCTGAGACCGACGGCACGGTCCAACTCCGTGGTCTTCCATTTGGCTGCAGCAAGGAAGAAATTGTGCAGTTTTTCTCAGGGTTGAGAATCCTGCCAAATGGGATAACATTGATGATGGATTACCAGGGGAGAAGCTCAGGGGAGGCCTTCGTGCAGTTTGCTTCAAAGGAGATAGCAGAAAATGCTCTGGGGAAACACAAGGAAAGAATAGGGCACAGATACATTGAAATCTTTAAAAGCAGCAGAAGTGAAATCAGATCATCGTATGATCCGCCCAGAAGGATGATGGGGGGGCAGCAGCGCCCTGGCCCGTATGACAGGCCAATGGGAGGTCATGGTGCTTATTACGGAGGAGCTGGCCGTGGTAACATGTATGATCGCATGCGTGGTAGTGGAGGTTATGGGGGTGGTTATGGAGGATTTGAGGAGTACAGTGGGTACAACAACTTTGGTTATGGTGCAGATGGTTTTGACGATCGACTCAAAGAAAGCAGAGGTATTCCCCAAGGTTACCCTGGAGCTGACGATGCAAGCTCAGGTTTTCACAGCGGGCACTTTGTTCATATGCGCGGCTTACCATTCCGTGCCACTGAAAGCGACATTGCCAATTTCTTCTCCCCACTTACACCAATCAGAGTTCATATTGACATTGGAGCAGATGGTAGGGCCACCGGAGAAGCTGATGTTGAATTTGCAACCCATGAAGATGCTGTAGCAGCCATGTCAAAAGACAAAAACAATATGCAACATCGGTATATTGAGTTGTTCCTGAATTCAACGGCTGGTGGTGGTGCTGGAATGGGCGCAGGCATGGGTACAAGAATGGGATGTTACGGTCGGGAAGCTCTAGATGGCGCAGGATATGGTGCTGTAGGGAGAATGGGAATGACTGGCAACTACAGTGGATGTTATGCTAACCCTGATGGTCTCGGTGGTTATGGAAGGGGGAATTCTGGAAACAGTGGGGGCTACTTTGGACAGCATGAGGGCATGAACACAGCTGGATGGCGTGGACTATATTAA